Proteins encoded within one genomic window of bacterium:
- a CDS encoding PilT/PilU family type 4a pilus ATPase: protein MAADIRSLLLEMVERGASDLYITVDSPPVIRIEGINHPVAGEPLTPTEVEALANSLMTERQRATFEEQMEMNLGISSSKMGRFRVNVFRQRGAVGVVVRTIKMQIPTIDGLGLPAVLKDIVLTKRGLVLVTGATGSGKSTTLAAMLDWRNEQTAGHIVTVEDPIEFMHPHKRSLVTQREIGFDTQSYESALKNTLRQAPDVILIGEVRDRETMEAAITFADTGHLCLATLHSNNANQAIERIMNFFPIERHPEIFLQLSLNLRAIVSQRLVPGIDGKRVAALEILIDTPYVKDLIKKGEVDTIKEAMERSTQEGGQTFDQAIFELYKTGRIDTEQALANADSANNLRIQMKNLDLRQSDRKILDDTGAGLRIQGVSADMYRRM, encoded by the coding sequence ATGGCGGCCGACATCCGGTCCCTGCTCCTCGAGATGGTCGAGCGCGGGGCCTCCGATCTCTACATCACGGTCGACAGCCCGCCGGTGATCCGGATCGAGGGCATCAACCATCCGGTCGCGGGCGAGCCGCTGACGCCCACCGAGGTCGAGGCGCTCGCCAACTCGCTGATGACCGAGCGCCAGCGGGCGACCTTCGAAGAGCAGATGGAGATGAACCTCGGGATCAGCTCGAGCAAGATGGGCCGCTTCCGGGTCAACGTCTTCCGCCAGCGCGGCGCCGTGGGCGTCGTCGTCCGCACCATCAAGATGCAGATCCCGACCATCGACGGTCTCGGCCTGCCGGCGGTACTGAAGGACATCGTGCTCACCAAGCGCGGCCTGGTGCTGGTCACCGGCGCCACCGGCTCCGGCAAGTCGACCACGCTCGCGGCGATGCTCGACTGGCGCAACGAGCAGACCGCCGGTCACATCGTCACGGTCGAGGATCCGATCGAGTTCATGCACCCGCACAAGCGCTCGCTGGTGACCCAGCGCGAGATCGGCTTCGACACCCAGAGCTACGAATCGGCGCTCAAGAACACCCTGCGCCAGGCGCCGGACGTGATCCTCATCGGCGAGGTGCGCGACCGCGAGACCATGGAGGCCGCGATCACCTTCGCCGACACCGGGCATCTCTGCCTCGCCACGCTGCACTCGAACAACGCCAACCAGGCGATCGAACGCATCATGAACTTCTTCCCCATCGAGCGGCACCCGGAGATCTTCCTCCAGCTCTCCCTGAACCTGCGCGCCATCGTGTCGCAGCGCCTGGTGCCCGGCATCGACGGCAAGCGGGTCGCGGCGCTCGAGATCCTGATCGACACGCCGTACGTGAAGGACCTGATCAAGAAGGGCGAGGTCGACACCATCAAGGAAGCGATGGAGCGCAGCACCCAGGAGGGCGGGCAGACCTTCGACCAGGCGATCTTCGAGCTGTACAAGACCGGTCGCATCGACACCGAACAGGCCCTGGCCAACGCCGACAGCGCCAACAACCTGCGCATCCAGATGAAGAACCTCGACCTCCGTCAGTCCGACCGCAAGATTCTCGACGACACCGGCGCCGGGCTGCGGATCCAGGGCGTGTCGGCCGACATGTACCGCCGCATGTGA
- a CDS encoding type IV pilus twitching motility protein PilT produces the protein MDITELLTFAHRSGASDCHLTSAEPPRLRINGDMKKLEYPPLSPEEVHNMVFDIMSDSLRRQFQETNDVDFSFELGDLARFRVNVFRGRRGEGAVFRTIPTKVMTVEDLGLPPILKEICDKEKGLVLVTGPTGSGKSTTLAAMIDYINESFEGHILTIEDPIEFVHHSKKCLINQREVGPHTMSFTNALRGALREDPDVILVGEMRDLETISLALTAAETGHLVFGTLHTSSAPKTVDRIIDVFPAAQQEQIRIMFSESIQAVITQTLLKKRAGGRVAALEILMGTPAVRNLIREGKIHQIPSAMQTGQKVGMQTLDMALIDLVRRNVVTAEEAQYRTLTPNLFASNAVERPGGPNGAQPASRLGGLRS, from the coding sequence ATGGACATCACGGAGCTGCTCACGTTCGCCCACCGGTCGGGGGCCTCGGACTGCCATCTGACCTCCGCCGAGCCGCCGCGGCTGCGCATCAACGGCGACATGAAGAAGCTGGAGTATCCGCCGCTGAGCCCCGAGGAGGTCCACAACATGGTGTTCGACATCATGTCGGACAGCCTGCGCCGGCAGTTCCAGGAGACCAACGACGTCGACTTCTCCTTCGAGCTCGGCGACCTGGCCCGCTTCCGCGTCAACGTCTTCCGCGGCCGCCGCGGCGAGGGCGCGGTGTTCCGCACCATCCCGACCAAGGTGATGACCGTCGAGGACCTCGGCCTGCCGCCGATCCTCAAGGAGATCTGCGACAAGGAGAAGGGCCTGGTGCTGGTCACCGGGCCGACCGGCTCCGGCAAGTCGACCACCCTGGCGGCGATGATCGACTACATCAACGAGAGCTTCGAGGGACACATCCTCACCATCGAGGACCCGATCGAATTCGTGCACCACTCGAAGAAGTGCCTGATCAACCAGCGCGAGGTCGGCCCGCACACGATGTCGTTCACCAACGCCCTGCGCGGCGCCCTGCGCGAGGATCCGGACGTCATCCTGGTCGGCGAGATGCGCGACCTGGAGACCATCTCGTTGGCGCTGACCGCCGCGGAGACCGGCCACCTGGTCTTCGGCACGCTGCACACCTCGAGCGCGCCGAAGACGGTCGACCGCATCATCGACGTCTTCCCGGCGGCGCAGCAGGAGCAGATCCGCATCATGTTCTCGGAATCGATCCAGGCGGTGATCACCCAGACGCTGCTGAAGAAGCGCGCTGGCGGACGGGTCGCGGCGCTGGAGATCCTCATGGGCACGCCGGCGGTGCGCAACCTCATCCGCGAGGGCAAGATCCACCAGATCCCGTCGGCGATGCAGACCGGTCAGAAGGTCGGCATGCAGACGCTCGACATGGCGCTGATCGACCTGGTGCGGCGCAACGTCGTGACCGCCGAGGAGGCGCAGTACCGGACGCTCACTCCCAACCTCTTCGCCAGCAACGCCGTCGAGCGGCCGGGCGGGCCGAACGGCGCGCAGCCCGCGTCGCGGCTCGGCGGCCTGCGATCCTAG
- a CDS encoding divalent-cation tolerance protein CutA produces MSEVVVVLVTVPTREDGERLAEALVGEALAACVNLVGPVRSIYRWQGEVARDDEHLLLIKTTRAGYAALEARVLALHPYENPEVIALPVERGAGAYLRWVARSVGG; encoded by the coding sequence ATGAGCGAGGTCGTGGTCGTGCTGGTCACCGTGCCGACGCGCGAGGACGGCGAGCGCCTGGCCGAGGCCCTGGTGGGCGAAGCGCTCGCCGCCTGCGTCAATCTCGTCGGCCCGGTGCGCTCCATCTACCGCTGGCAGGGCGAGGTCGCCCGCGACGACGAGCACCTGCTGCTGATCAAGACCACCCGCGCCGGCTACGCCGCGCTCGAGGCGCGGGTGCTGGCGCTGCATCCCTACGAGAATCCCGAGGTGATCGCGCTCCCGGTGGAGCGGGGCGCGGGGGCGTATCTGCGGTGGGTGGCACGGAGCGTCGGCGGCTGA
- the plsX gene encoding phosphate acyltransferase PlsX, whose protein sequence is MPAIAVDAMGGEHGPEAVVQGVAAVSRQTDIDCVLVGDEARLQPLLEATAYNPERIAILHASEAIGLQEEPRAAVRYKRNKASLFVCLREVAQGRCAAAVSAGNPGAAIAAALRELTLLPGVGKAALASVYPRAAEGPEQDTLALALDVGATVRCNADELVRFAVMGSTYARVISRVAEPRVALLNMGRDPLQGDETLTAAHRRLRDLPGINFVGNIEGHELTSGRADVVVCEGLLGNIVLKLLESVANMAVDLTSSAAQRTWRWRAGMAIMASGADRLRALADYASYGGAPILGFEQVFIKAHARSQAPAIANTVKVAAKAARDGLIPALRDALAPLADE, encoded by the coding sequence ATGCCGGCGATTGCGGTGGATGCGATGGGCGGGGAGCACGGGCCGGAGGCGGTGGTGCAGGGGGTGGCGGCGGTGTCGCGGCAGACCGACATCGACTGCGTGCTGGTCGGCGACGAGGCCCGGCTGCAGCCGCTGCTCGAGGCGACCGCCTACAACCCGGAGCGGATCGCGATCCTGCACGCCAGCGAGGCGATCGGCCTGCAGGAGGAGCCGCGGGCCGCGGTGCGCTACAAGCGCAACAAGGCCTCGCTCTTCGTCTGCCTGCGCGAGGTGGCGCAGGGCCGCTGCGCGGCGGCGGTCAGCGCTGGCAATCCCGGGGCGGCGATCGCGGCCGCGCTGCGCGAGCTGACGCTGCTGCCGGGCGTCGGCAAGGCGGCCCTGGCGAGCGTCTACCCGCGGGCGGCGGAGGGCCCGGAGCAGGACACGCTGGCGCTGGCGCTCGACGTTGGCGCCACGGTGCGCTGCAACGCCGACGAGCTGGTGCGCTTCGCCGTGATGGGCAGCACCTACGCGCGCGTCATCTCGCGCGTCGCCGAGCCCCGCGTCGCCCTGCTCAACATGGGCCGCGATCCGCTGCAGGGCGACGAGACGCTGACCGCCGCCCACCGGCGCCTGCGCGACCTGCCGGGCATCAACTTCGTCGGCAACATCGAAGGCCACGAGCTCACCAGCGGCCGCGCCGACGTCGTCGTCTGCGAGGGCCTGCTCGGCAACATCGTCCTCAAGCTGCTGGAGTCGGTCGCCAACATGGCGGTCGATCTCACCAGCTCGGCGGCGCAGCGCACCTGGCGCTGGCGCGCCGGCATGGCGATCATGGCCTCCGGCGCGGACCGGCTGCGCGCCCTCGCCGACTACGCTTCCTACGGCGGCGCGCCGATCCTCGGCTTCGAGCAGGTGTTCATCAAGGCGCACGCCCGCTCGCAGGCGCCGGCGATCGCCAACACCGTCAAGGTCGCCGCCAAGGCGGCGCGCGACGGCCTGATTCCGGCGCTGCGCGACGCCCTGGCGCCCCTCGCCGACGAGTGA
- the obgE gene encoding GTPase ObgE, translated as MKFVDEAQIEVIAGHGGAGCVSFLREKFKAKGGPNGGDGGDGGDVILEVDPSLTSLLDFKYQPRLAAKRGEHGRGKDQHGHRGADAVARVPLGTIVRDVDSGEVIADLTAPGTRVVVARGGRGGRGNAYFKSSTNQAPRYAQPGLPGEEHRLRLELQLVADVGLLGFPNVGKSTFISRVSAARPRIADYPFTTLVPNLGVVRVDDHRTFVVADIPGLIAGAHEGHGLGDRFLRHVSRTSLLLHLLDASGMSGRDPLDDYDVINRELALYDPAVAAKPQVVAANKIDAAPPGFVDDLAARFAARGVTIHPISAVAGTGVTALLRMVVQRLDAKEEHEEHE; from the coding sequence ATGAAATTCGTCGACGAGGCCCAGATCGAAGTCATCGCCGGCCACGGCGGCGCCGGCTGCGTCAGCTTCCTGCGCGAGAAGTTCAAGGCGAAGGGCGGACCGAACGGCGGCGACGGTGGCGACGGCGGCGACGTCATCCTCGAGGTCGATCCCAGCCTGACCTCGCTGCTCGACTTCAAGTACCAGCCGCGCTTGGCGGCGAAGCGCGGCGAGCACGGCCGCGGCAAGGATCAGCACGGGCATCGCGGCGCCGACGCGGTGGCCAGGGTGCCGCTCGGCACCATCGTCCGCGACGTCGACAGCGGCGAGGTGATCGCCGACCTCACCGCGCCCGGAACGCGCGTCGTCGTCGCCCGCGGCGGCCGCGGCGGCCGCGGCAATGCCTACTTCAAGAGCTCCACCAACCAGGCCCCGCGGTACGCGCAGCCCGGCCTGCCCGGCGAGGAGCACCGCCTGCGGCTCGAGCTGCAACTGGTCGCCGACGTCGGCCTGCTCGGCTTCCCCAACGTCGGCAAATCGACCTTCATCAGCCGCGTCTCCGCCGCCCGCCCGCGCATCGCCGACTACCCCTTCACCACCCTGGTGCCGAATCTCGGCGTCGTGCGCGTCGACGACCACCGCACCTTCGTCGTCGCCGACATCCCCGGCCTGATCGCCGGCGCCCACGAAGGGCACGGGCTCGGCGACCGCTTCCTGCGCCACGTCTCGCGCACCAGCCTGCTGCTGCACCTGCTCGACGCCAGCGGCATGAGCGGCCGCGATCCGCTCGACGACTACGACGTCATCAACCGGGAGCTGGCGCTCTACGATCCGGCCGTCGCTGCCAAGCCACAGGTCGTCGCCGCCAACAAGATCGACGCCGCCCCGCCCGGCTTCGTCGACGACCTGGCCGCCCGCTTCGCCGCCCGCGGCGTCACCATCCACCCCATCTCCGCCGTCGCCGGCACCGGCGTCACGGCGCTGCTGCGCATGGTCGTACAGCGCCTCGACGCGAAAGAGGAACACGAAGAACACGAATGA
- the proB gene encoding glutamate 5-kinase has product MTDQLQHKQALLPRVKRVVVKIGSSILSGPQDIDRERIGRLVGELAGLRRRGYAVVLVSSGAVAAGMARLGLRERPSTVPQKQAAAAVGQIRLMAFYDERFSAHGLPVAQILLTHDDLAHRRRYLNARHTFEELLGAGVLPIVNENDSVAVEEVRFNFGDNDNLSALVATLIDADLLVILSDVAGLHTADPRRDPGARLVPVVDAVRREVEALAGSSGPLGKGGMASKLQAARKASEAGIPCVIADGLRPGVLPRVFDPTADEGTLFLATGDRLTRRKHWIAHTLRPAGALTVDAGAYAAVSAGGRSLLPKGITRVSGGFGAGECVACLTPAGAEFARGLVSYSAAELDRIKGLHSSEIEAVLQYTAGNEAIHRDDLVLTEARAKP; this is encoded by the coding sequence GTGACTGACCAGCTCCAACACAAGCAGGCCCTCCTCCCGCGCGTGAAGCGGGTGGTGGTGAAGATCGGCAGCAGCATCCTGTCGGGGCCGCAGGACATCGACCGCGAACGCATCGGACGCCTGGTCGGTGAGCTCGCCGGCCTGCGCCGGCGCGGCTACGCCGTCGTGCTCGTCAGCTCCGGCGCCGTCGCCGCCGGCATGGCGCGCCTCGGGCTGCGCGAGCGGCCGAGCACCGTGCCGCAGAAGCAGGCCGCGGCCGCGGTCGGACAGATCCGCCTGATGGCGTTCTATGACGAGCGCTTCAGCGCCCACGGGCTGCCCGTCGCGCAGATCCTCCTCACCCACGACGACCTCGCGCACCGGCGGCGCTATCTGAACGCCCGTCACACCTTCGAGGAGCTGCTCGGCGCCGGCGTGCTGCCGATCGTCAACGAGAACGACAGCGTCGCCGTCGAGGAGGTGCGCTTCAACTTCGGCGACAACGACAACCTGTCGGCGCTGGTGGCGACGCTGATCGACGCCGACCTGCTGGTGATCCTCAGCGACGTCGCCGGCCTGCACACCGCCGACCCGCGCCGCGATCCCGGCGCCCGCCTGGTGCCGGTCGTCGACGCGGTGCGGCGCGAGGTCGAGGCGCTGGCCGGCAGCTCCGGGCCGCTCGGCAAGGGCGGCATGGCGAGCAAGCTGCAGGCGGCACGCAAGGCGAGCGAGGCGGGAATTCCCTGCGTCATCGCCGACGGCCTGCGCCCCGGCGTCCTGCCGCGCGTCTTCGATCCGACCGCCGACGAGGGCACGCTCTTCCTCGCCACCGGCGACCGGCTGACCCGCCGCAAGCACTGGATCGCCCACACCCTGCGGCCGGCGGGCGCGCTCACCGTCGACGCCGGCGCCTATGCCGCGGTGAGCGCCGGCGGCCGCAGCCTGCTGCCCAAGGGCATCACCAGGGTCAGCGGCGGCTTCGGCGCCGGCGAGTGCGTCGCCTGCCTGACCCCCGCCGGCGCCGAGTTCGCGCGCGGCCTGGTCAGCTACAGCGCCGCCGAGCTCGACCGGATCAAGGGCCTGCACAGCAGCGAGATCGAAGCCGTGCTGCAGTACACCGCCGGCAACGAAGCCATTCACCGCGACGATCTCGTCCTCACCGAAGCGCGCGCGAAGCCATGA
- the rpmA gene encoding 50S ribosomal protein L27 — MAHKKGQGSTRNGRDSNAQRRGVKVFGGQVARAGNILVRQVGTRIHPGKNVGMGRDYTLFALIDGTVQYARLGKDRKQVHVLPKP, encoded by the coding sequence ATGGCGCACAAAAAGGGACAGGGCAGCACGCGCAACGGGCGCGATTCGAACGCGCAGCGCCGCGGCGTCAAGGTGTTCGGCGGCCAGGTCGCCAGGGCGGGCAACATCCTGGTCCGCCAGGTCGGCACCCGCATCCACCCGGGCAAGAACGTCGGCATGGGCCGCGACTACACGCTGTTCGCGCTCATCGACGGCACCGTGCAGTACGCGCGTCTGGGCAAGGACCGCAAGCAGGTGCACGTGCTGCCGAAGCCGTAG
- the rplU gene encoding 50S ribosomal protein L21: MDYAVIKTGGKQYRVSPGDVLTVEKLTGEPGAELSFTEVLAASSGGTFRVGTPTLTGARVTATVIKQGRGKKILVFKKKRRKNYRRRQGHRQYLTTLRVTGIEAGA, from the coding sequence ATGGATTATGCCGTCATCAAGACCGGCGGGAAGCAGTACCGCGTATCGCCGGGCGACGTGCTCACGGTCGAGAAGTTGACCGGCGAGCCGGGCGCCGAGCTCAGCTTCACCGAGGTGCTGGCCGCGAGCAGCGGTGGCACGTTCAGGGTGGGCACGCCAACCCTCACGGGGGCGCGGGTGACGGCGACGGTCATCAAGCAGGGCCGCGGCAAGAAGATCCTGGTGTTCAAGAAGAAGCGGCGGAAGAACTACCGGCGCCGCCAGGGCCACCGGCAGTACCTGACCACCCTGCGGGTGACCGGCATCGAAGCGGGAGCGTGA